The following are encoded in a window of Polynucleobacter sp. AP-Kolm-20A-A1 genomic DNA:
- a CDS encoding NAD(P)/FAD-dependent oxidoreductase — protein MSKKRIAIIGAGISGLGCAYALRQHPEFDITLYESGDHIGGHSNTVNFTCEVGGESITHGVDTGFLVFNRKTYPRLVRLFEEIQAPVSPSEMSFSVSIDSSERSSSPRKIEWAGNDINSFFGQRTNLLSPSFWRMAYDILRFNRMATNLALAQIEGGHQYKEPDETIANFLDRNRLSQSFRENYFLPMIGAIWSCSVEQMLEFPIQTMVRFCHNHGLLQIQNRPQWLTIKGGSREYVKRIVSALEQSGISIEREAAVRVNTNRNDSNQVEVITPSGASMFDEVVMACHSDQTLDLVHGINQQARDILAAIPYQKNRAILHTDTHFLPEEKRCWAAWNYTAKSGAKPSSKQHVSVNYLINRLQPLPEKLQNTQIIVSLNPSTEPDPKLVHQEIHYSHPVFDMGAIQAQKELPLIQGSSSIWYCGAWTGFGFHEDGLRSGELVAEALIESIRSPLKSQPIQDAQ, from the coding sequence GTGAGCAAGAAACGTATTGCCATCATCGGAGCAGGCATCTCCGGCTTAGGATGTGCTTATGCCCTAAGACAGCACCCTGAATTTGACATTACTCTATATGAGTCTGGAGACCACATTGGCGGTCACAGCAATACTGTGAACTTTACTTGTGAAGTGGGTGGCGAATCTATCACGCACGGTGTTGATACTGGATTCTTAGTATTTAATCGCAAAACATATCCACGCTTAGTTCGTCTGTTTGAAGAAATTCAAGCGCCCGTATCGCCTTCTGAAATGTCTTTCTCTGTGTCAATTGATTCATCCGAAAGATCAAGCTCTCCGAGAAAAATTGAGTGGGCTGGCAACGACATCAATTCATTTTTTGGTCAACGCACCAACCTTCTATCTCCATCGTTTTGGCGCATGGCCTACGACATACTGCGCTTTAACCGCATGGCAACCAACTTAGCGCTTGCGCAGATTGAGGGCGGCCATCAATACAAAGAGCCTGATGAAACTATTGCCAATTTCTTAGATCGCAATCGCTTAAGTCAAAGCTTTAGAGAGAATTACTTTCTCCCGATGATTGGCGCAATTTGGTCTTGCTCTGTTGAGCAAATGCTGGAGTTCCCGATTCAAACAATGGTTCGCTTCTGCCATAACCACGGGCTCCTACAAATCCAGAATCGTCCTCAGTGGCTGACCATCAAAGGTGGCTCAAGAGAATATGTCAAACGCATAGTGAGCGCCCTTGAGCAATCCGGTATCAGCATTGAGCGCGAGGCTGCCGTTCGCGTAAATACAAACCGAAACGACTCAAATCAAGTGGAAGTTATCACGCCATCCGGCGCATCCATGTTCGATGAAGTAGTAATGGCCTGTCATAGCGACCAAACACTAGATCTAGTTCATGGTATCAATCAGCAAGCCAGAGATATTTTGGCAGCCATTCCCTATCAAAAGAATCGCGCCATTTTGCATACGGACACGCATTTTTTGCCAGAAGAAAAACGTTGTTGGGCCGCTTGGAATTACACTGCCAAATCTGGTGCAAAGCCATCATCCAAGCAACATGTCAGCGTGAACTATTTGATTAATCGCTTACAACCATTGCCAGAAAAATTACAGAACACTCAAATTATTGTGAGCCTCAATCCGTCGACTGAGCCTGATCCTAAACTTGTGCATCAAGAAATTCACTATTCACATCCAGTATTTGACATGGGCGCCATTCAGGCCCAAAAAGAATTGCCATTAATTCAGGGCTCTTCCTCAATCTGGTATTGCGGCGCTTGGACTGGGTTTGGCTTTCATGAGGATGGCTTGCGCTCAGGCGAATTGGTAGCAGAAGCCCTAATCGAAAGCATTCGCTCCCCACTGAAATCCCAGCCCATACAAGATGCGCAATAA
- a CDS encoding DUF1365 domain-containing protein, with product MNQPKINFGVVKHRRLRPAKNVFGYGVFTISIPMRARKADPEILHTRGLRDNRLGLFSFLDKDHGAGQQDSLAWIEKILEENHIPNVDGEIWLQTFPRVLGYVFNPVSFWICTRSTGKVQAVLAEVNNTFGERHCYLLYKDSGEELLSGETLTSKKVFHVSPFCEVRGEYHFRFLFPQDSITGKNSVCRIELHEDGQPLITTSISGTSRELSRSALYLAFLRYPLMSLGVIFRIHWQALKLWIKGVPFHSKPKPPELEISR from the coding sequence ATGAATCAGCCAAAGATTAACTTTGGAGTAGTGAAGCATCGGCGCCTAAGACCCGCGAAGAATGTATTTGGCTATGGCGTCTTTACCATCTCTATTCCGATGCGCGCCAGGAAGGCAGACCCAGAAATTCTGCATACGAGAGGCTTAAGAGATAACCGCCTTGGACTCTTTTCCTTCCTTGATAAAGATCACGGCGCAGGCCAACAAGATAGCCTGGCTTGGATTGAGAAGATTTTGGAAGAGAACCACATTCCCAATGTCGATGGAGAAATTTGGTTGCAAACTTTTCCAAGAGTCTTAGGTTACGTCTTTAATCCAGTTAGCTTTTGGATCTGCACTCGATCGACCGGAAAAGTTCAAGCGGTATTGGCGGAGGTCAATAACACCTTTGGCGAGCGTCATTGCTATTTGCTATACAAGGACTCTGGCGAAGAACTGCTCTCCGGAGAAACGCTCACGAGCAAAAAAGTCTTTCATGTATCGCCATTTTGTGAAGTGCGCGGCGAATACCATTTTCGTTTCTTATTTCCACAAGACAGCATTACAGGCAAGAACTCAGTATGTCGCATTGAATTACATGAAGATGGACAACCTCTCATCACGACGAGTATCAGCGGTACAAGTCGTGAGCTAAGTCGCTCAGCCCTTTATTTGGCCTTTTTACGTTACCCCCTAATGAGTCTTGGGGTCATTTTCAGAATCCACTGGCAGGCATTGAAATTATGGATAAAAGGTGTACCCTTTCATTCGAAGCCTAAGCCACCAGAACTCGAAATTAGCAGATGA